The proteins below come from a single Cricetulus griseus strain 17A/GY chromosome 6, alternate assembly CriGri-PICRH-1.0, whole genome shotgun sequence genomic window:
- the LOC100759326 gene encoding uncharacterized protein LOC100759326 isoform X2: MRFLWTFFFLGCVLNQSHVSSQDFSYGLDIKNGNSDALNPELLSDGEGGYINLGDGSEKLAAMPVTSSIKVPEVKQDIMDELDQLKMNASDSLDTSDITSGVSSGQLGQRLSTPVLSQDIMGQEALLSTVILNSQNLITEREKLQMLLLGGSLSFGIKNELVEAAGTKAVEGLVCKGSLGGLCGHGSLSGMNDVLKNMNSGNLSSWLNVTRFDIVQLSWKVFAASSLEIKFQTKLTINFSGMLSFLSGSTVDVNITVPLDLHQTEPGQLSFSVKSCQAVFTGIQVNTGTFSRMMESMAKWSLNISLPNILCPVVRFWFYIINQQLTVLKNIASLGMSGNSNLPITPQPMLYERSYHMDLKDKSFPASFINWLIKSKYSFSYPPQNSPILPPSLVLNILWEEY; this comes from the exons ATGAGATTCTTGTGGACATTCTTCTTCCTTGGATGCGTACTTAACCAGAGCCATGTCTCATCACAAGATTTCAGCTACGGATTAG ACATAAAAAATGGAAACAGTGATGCATTGAATCCAGAGCTTCTAAGTGATGGTGAAGGTGGATACATTAATCTTGGAGATGGCAGTGAAAAACTGGCTGCTATGCCTGTTACTTCATCTATAAAGGTCCCTGAAGTCAAGCAGGACATCATGGATGAACTTGATCAACTCAAGATGAATGCTTCAGACTCCCTGGACACAAGTGACATCACCAGCGGAGTATCCTCTGGGCAGCTGGGTCAAAGA CTGTCAACACCTGTTCTCAGCCAAGACATCATGGGTCAGGAGGCACTGTTGAGCACTGTTATTCTCAACAGCCAGAATCTCATCACTGAGAGAGAAAAGCTACAGATGCTTCTCCTGGGTGGCAGTCTATCGTTTGGTATCAAAAATGAACTCGTGGAGGCTGCAGGGACCAAGGCTGTAGAAGGCCTGGTTTGCAAGGGCTCCCTGGGTGGCCTTTGTGGCCACGGGAGTCTCTCTGGCATGAATGATGTTCTGAAGAACATGAATTCTGGGAACCTCAGTAGCTG GCTCAATGTCACTCGCTTCGATATTGTCCAGTTGTCATGGAAGGTCTTTGCTGCATCCAGTCTTGAAATTAAATTCCAGACAAAGCTGACTATCAACTTTTCAGG GATGCTTTCGTTTCTCAGTGGCTCCACAGTGGATGTGAACATCACGGTCCCCTTGGATTTGCACCAGACTGAGCCTGGCCAACTCTCATTTTCCGTGAAGAGCTGCCAGGCTGTATTCACTGGGATCCAAGTGAATACAGG CACATTCTCCAGAATGATGGAATCGATGGCTAAATGGTCCTTGAACATTTCCTTGCCCAATATA TTGTGCCCAGTGGTCCGATTCTGGTTCTACATCATCAACCAACAATTGACCGTTCTGAAAA aTATTGCCTCACTTGGGATGTCAGGGAACAGCAACTTGCCCATTACCCCACAGCCCATGTTGTATGAACGCTCTTATCACATGGACCTTAAG gacaAAAGCTTCCCAGCCTCTTTCATCAATTGGCTGATTAAAAGTAAGTATTCTTTCTCATACCCACCCCAGAATTCCCCAATCTTACCTCCCTCTTTAGTGTTGAATATTCTGTGGGAAGAATACTGA